The Amblyraja radiata isolate CabotCenter1 chromosome 29, sAmbRad1.1.pri, whole genome shotgun sequence genomic interval TGCAGTTCATAACTTGGATCCATAGTTTCTCAAAACAACCTCTTTTTATTTGCTAAGTAAATTCTCATTCCTTCCAAAATATTAAGATACAACAATGTCAAATGTAGCTTTCAGATAACAAATTAAAATTTTATTGCAGATTACATTTATATTGGATTATATATTTGAACTCTATGTAACATACCCATAAGCCACTTAGCTCAGAGTTAAATGCTCCATTTTATTTGACAgatgaggatgttctgaatttacaaatattgatttccctaacttcaagtaatccttgcaacccctctccatccatcccccacccaagtcgtcctgttgagttccacttTCTGTATTAACCCCCAAAGCTAACAATTAACCATTTCATGATTATCGTTCCTTTCTGCATATCGTCCACTCATTTGTCCTAATTATTGTCCATATCTCTCTcgttcccctgactcttagtctgaagaaaggtcttgacctgaaacgtaacatattccttttctccagagctgctgcctgatcggccgagttactccagctttttgtgtctgtattcgATACAAACTTCAAGATTGTGCAATGTTTATAAATGTCTAGCTGTGAATCTTGGAGAAAAGCACTTCCTAACTCACAGATACAGTGCATGTTTTTGGAAGTGCTGAAAGATTTCCCCACCcccatattaaatttaatatttaGAATGTTTATACACAATACCTCTGAGTTAGCAAGATAGCAAcaataatcaaatatttacacacAGTATTTATATTTTATACAAATGTACAATTAAATCGAATACCTGCAAATTAAAATCATATCAATAATACAAAAACTCCCCATTGAAAATTGGGAACAACAAAGGAGCTTCAAGTAATAACGCTCAACCACCAATCCAATTTTTTTTGTGGATTTCAGTTATCTATACAGTTCCACACAGCTTACAATGTACTTAACTTATACAGTAAAGCTTTCACCACATCCACATGTCCCCTTAATATTTGGGTTATTGAAAACAAATTCAGTGGAGAGTTTAGATTCAATAAAATCCATCTCAGTTCCAAGCAGGGTTAACTGTGCTTTCTGATCAATGAACACACGTACACCTGTGAAGAAGAAAACAAAAATTGATGAATAGACTGGATGGAAATAATCTAGATTTAGTTATTTCCTATGTTTGACCATTCACAAGTTTCACTGAAATTGCACAATTTAAATCTGTTAATCAAAAGGTGGCGACCGAATCTCCCAAACTCAAATTTCTTTATCACAATTATATACCCTAATGCAAGGTACCCATTCCCTCTTAGCAGGCCAATGTGAGGCAAATTAAGTCATAAATCGTACACCCCTAGCAAACAGACTTCTCAGTTAATTACGTAGAATATTAATCCACTGCAAACCACAGATTGCTGATATTCCATACCATCCTGATTTACTTCTTCATCAAATTTTCCCTTCTCCGTTGCATAGTCTATCACATAGGAGAGTCCACTGCAGCCACGAGTACGGACTCCCACCTTCAAACCAACCTGaagtacaaaaaacaaaatggtCTTAATGGCATCAATGCAATACTTACAGAATAATTGTCAAAATCAAACTGATCTATACTGATATGTATTGCCCAGGAATAATAACAACGTGGTAAGTAATTTACTAACTAACTTTGAACATGTTACATCACCCTAACTTACATATAAATGGCTGCAGCAAATTGCTAAGTTTCTGCAGATGATTAGGAATGTAAAGTgaatgcgcagcggtagagatatgCAGATACCGGAAATGACCACCTGTTCAGTcacaaacatttggaaaaaatatatGTCCTCTCATCTTAATAAGATTATGCTTCTTCCTCAAAGGCACCGTCACAATCAGGTTTCTTTTGCAGTCTCTCTTTCAATTCCAAACCCAGCTGCTCACCTTTCCTCTTCACCCCTATGCCTCCACATTTAAATGCTTCAGTCAAACATAGCTGAGATTTTAGTTTATTGATACTCTAAAGTAAAGCATTATTAAGGCCCATTGAAAAATTCTACTTTTCATTTACAGAAGTCATAGAATG includes:
- the LOC116989577 gene encoding iron-sulfur cluster assembly 1 homolog, mitochondrial-like → MAAAVRASVRAVSARRQRLPTRAALLLTLSAVNRIKNLLQERPECVGLKVGVRTRGCSGLSYVIDYATEKGKFDEEVNQDGVRVFIDQKAQLTLLGTEMDFIESKLSTEFVFNNPNIKGTCGCGESFTV